In one Hymenobacter sp. DG25B genomic region, the following are encoded:
- a CDS encoding single-stranded DNA-binding protein: protein MRGLNKVALIGNLGKDPEVQVLEGNVPVAKFSLATSESYRDKTGQLHTSTDWHTVVLWRGLAELAQAYLRKGSLVYVEGKLKNRHYDDAAGVRHYVTEIIGEQILMLDKKTGETL, encoded by the coding sequence ATGCGCGGCCTCAACAAAGTAGCGCTTATCGGCAACCTGGGTAAAGACCCCGAAGTGCAGGTACTGGAGGGAAACGTGCCGGTAGCCAAATTCTCCCTGGCTACATCCGAGAGCTACCGCGACAAAACCGGCCAGCTGCATACCAGCACCGACTGGCACACCGTAGTACTCTGGCGCGGGCTGGCCGAGTTGGCTCAGGCCTACCTGCGCAAAGGCAGCCTGGTGTATGTAGAGGGTAAACTAAAAAACCGGCATTATGATGATGCCGCCGGCGTGCGCCACTATGTGACCGAAATAATAGGCGAACAAATCCTGATGCTCGACAAAAAAACCGGCGAAACCCTGTAA
- a CDS encoding zinc ribbon domain-containing protein — translation MSNLIQFVANHDDLSTDKGFQFKFYCDKCRNGHMSRFQPNSIGIAGELMRAAGSLFGGSFYDAGNAAYHVQRAIGGKAHDAALEKAVQEGKVYFKQCTRCGHWVCPDVCWNHKAGLCEDCAPDEHEELASQQAQATSEQIREKTRAQDYTKELDFLNRGGIVQCKSCSAKLNPGQKFCPECGTPNVVAQQKDRFCTDCGSPMKPEQKFCAECGTKN, via the coding sequence ATGAGCAATCTGATACAATTTGTGGCCAACCACGATGACCTTTCCACTGACAAAGGCTTTCAGTTTAAGTTTTACTGCGATAAATGCCGCAATGGGCACATGTCGCGGTTTCAGCCCAACAGCATTGGCATTGCCGGGGAGTTGATGCGCGCTGCCGGCAGCCTGTTTGGCGGGAGTTTCTACGATGCCGGCAACGCCGCTTACCACGTGCAGCGTGCCATTGGCGGCAAAGCCCACGATGCGGCCCTGGAAAAAGCGGTGCAGGAAGGCAAGGTGTATTTCAAGCAATGTACCCGCTGCGGCCATTGGGTGTGCCCCGATGTTTGCTGGAACCACAAAGCCGGCCTCTGCGAAGACTGCGCCCCCGATGAGCACGAAGAGCTGGCCTCGCAGCAGGCCCAGGCCACCAGCGAGCAGATTCGCGAAAAAACCCGCGCCCAGGACTATACCAAAGAGCTGGATTTCCTGAACCGCGGTGGCATTGTGCAGTGCAAAAGCTGCAGCGCCAAGCTAAACCCCGGCCAGAAATTCTGCCCCGAGTGCGGCACGCCCAATGTGGTAGCTCAGCAAAAAGACCGGTTCTGCACCGACTGCGGCTCTCCTATGAAGCCGGAGCAGAAATTCTGCGCCGAGTGCGGCACGAAGAACTAG
- a CDS encoding RNA polymerase sigma factor — MEDQEILLKFQDPAARNVAFNQLVRKYQTKVYWHVRKMVIDHEDADDLTQEVFIKVWKHLENFRQDASLYTWIYRIATNECLNFLSSKRRRFFLPLNDVGAELAAKVEADPNIAGDAIELKLQKAILQLPDKQRLVFNLRYYDEMPYEQMAEVTGTSVGALKASYHHAAKKIEQYINAHSD; from the coding sequence TTGGAAGACCAGGAAATACTGCTCAAGTTTCAGGACCCGGCTGCCCGCAACGTGGCCTTCAACCAGCTGGTGCGCAAGTACCAGACGAAGGTGTATTGGCACGTGCGCAAAATGGTGATTGACCACGAGGACGCCGACGACCTGACGCAGGAGGTATTTATTAAGGTGTGGAAGCATCTGGAGAACTTCCGCCAGGATGCCTCCCTCTACACCTGGATTTACCGCATTGCCACCAACGAGTGTCTGAACTTCCTGAGCAGCAAGCGGCGCAGGTTCTTTCTGCCCCTGAATGACGTGGGCGCCGAGCTAGCCGCCAAAGTGGAAGCCGACCCCAACATTGCCGGCGACGCAATCGAGCTAAAACTCCAGAAAGCCATTCTGCAGCTGCCGGATAAACAGCGCCTGGTGTTCAACCTGCGCTACTACGATGAAATGCCCTACGAGCAGATGGCGGAAGTAACCGGTACCAGCGTAGGCGCCCTGAAAGCCTCCTACCACCACGCGGCCAAGAAGATAGAACAATACATCAACGCGCACTCTGATTAA